From a single Tursiops truncatus isolate mTurTru1 chromosome 20, mTurTru1.mat.Y, whole genome shotgun sequence genomic region:
- the CHD3 gene encoding chromodomain-helicase-DNA-binding protein 3 isoform X2 — MASPLRDEEEEEEEMVVSEEEEEEEEEGDEEEEEVEAADEDYEEDDDEGVLGRGPGHDRGRDRHSPPGCHLFPPPPPPPLPPPPPPPPPPPDKDDIRLLPSALGVKKRKRGPKKQKENKPGKARKRKKLDSEEEFGSERDEYREKSESGGSEYGTGPGRKRRRKHREKKEKKTKRRKKGEGDGGQKQVEQKSSATLLLTWGLEDVEHVFSEEDYHTLTNYKAFSQFMRPLIAKKNPKIPMSKMMTILGAKWREFSANNPFKGSAAAVAAAAAAAAAAVAEQVSAAVSSATPIAPSGPPALPPPPAADIQPPPIRRAKTKEGKGPGHKRRSKSPRVPDGRKKLRGKKMAPLKIKLGLLGGKRKKGGSYVFQSDEGPEPEAEESDLDSGSVHSASGRPDGPVRTKKLKRGRPGRKKKKVLGCPAVAGEEEVDGYETDHQDYCEVCQQGGEIILCDTCPRAYHLVCLDPELDRAPEGKWSCPHCEKEGVQWEAKEEEEDYEEEGEEEGEKEEEDDHMEYCRVCKDGGELLCCDACISSYHIHCLNPPLPDIPNGEWLCPRCTCPVLKGRVQKILHWRWGEPPVAVPAPQQADGNPDAPPARPLQGRSEREFFVKWVGLSYWHCSWAKELQLEIFHLVMYRNYQRKNDMDEPPPLDYGSGEDDGKSDKRKVKDPHYAEMEEKYYRFGIKPEWMTVHRIINHSVDKKGNYHYLVKWRDLPYDQSTWEEDEMNIPEYEDHKQSYWRHRELIMGEDPAQPRKYKKKKKELQGDGPPSSPTNDPTVKYETQPRFITATGGTLHMYQLEGLNWLRFSWAQGTDTILADEMGLGKTIQTIVFLYSLYKEGHTKGPFLVSAPLSTIINWEREFQMWAPKFYVVTYTGDKDSRAIIRENEFSFEDNAIKGGKKAFKMKREAQVKFHVLLTSYELITIDQAALGSIRWACLVVDEAHRLKNNQSKFFRVLNGYKIDHKLLLTGTPLQNNLEELFHLLNFLTPERFNNLEGFLEEFADISKEDQIKKLHDLLGPHMLRRLKADVFKNMPAKTELIVRVELSPMQKKYYKYILTRNFEALNSRGGGNQVSLLNIMMDLKKCCNHPYLFPVAAMESPKLPSGAYEGGALIKASGKLMLLQKMLRKLKEQGHRVLIFSQMTKMLDLLEDFLDYEGYKYERIDGGITGALRQEAIDRFNAPGAQQFCFLLSTRAGGLGINLATADTVIIFDSDWNPHNDIQAFSRAHRIGQANKVMIYRFVTRASVEERITQVAKRKMMLTHLVVRPGLGSKAGSMSKQELDDILKFGTEELFKDENEGENKEEDSSVIHYDNEAIARLLDRNQDATEDTDVQNMNEYLSSFKVAQYVVREEDKIEEIEREIIKQEENVDPDYWEKLLRHHYEQQQEDLARNLGKGKRVRKQVNYNDAAQEDQDNQSEYSVGSEEEDEDFDERPEGRRQSKRQLRNEKDKPLPPLLARVGGNIEVLGFNTRQRKAFLNAVMRWGMPPQDAFTTQWLVRDLRGKTEKEFKAYVSLFMRHLCEPGADGSETFADGVPREGLSRQQVLTRIGVMSLVKKKVQEFEHINGRWSMPELMPDPSADSKRSSRASSPTKTSPTTPEASAANSPCTSKPATPAPSEKGDGVRTPLEKDEAENQEEKPEKNSKIGEKMETEADTPSPAPSLGERLEPRKIPLEDEVPGVPGEMEPEPGYRGDREKSATESTPGERGEEKPMDGQEHRERPEGETGDLGKREDVKGDRELRPGPPRDEPRSNGRREEKAEKPRFMFNIADGGFTELHTLWQNEERAAVSSGKLNEIWHRRHDYWLLAGIVLHGYARWQDIQNDAQFAIINEPFKTEANKGNFLEMKNKFLARRFKLLEQALVIEEQLRRAAYLNLSQEPAHPAMALHARFAEAECLAESHQHLSKESLAGNKPANAVLHKGKGRGGPARGRAHNAASEPAGGVAERHEGGRDPPASHAVPNTPHRSPPSDVRAQHPQPAGQQGHGASPHTGLPPGSVRYTSGVRGGLQRRTRRGPGRRRRQLQPDACRVLHHSRHQRPSSAGEEGEGNGGGIGVRRAGSEGAPSRGGDLYRRLTGSQACPSPRPRPRGRPPAQALGPAASPPPSPPLGPPLG; from the exons ATGGCTTCCCCTCTGagggacgaggaggaggaggaggaggagatggtggtgtcggaggaggaagaagaggaggaagaagagggcgacgaggaggaggaggaggtggaggcggCCGACGAGGACTACGAGGAGGACGACGACGAGGGAGTACTTGGGCGCGGGCCGGGCCACGACCGGGGCCGCGACCGCCACAGCCCCCCCGGCTGCCACCTcttcccgccgccgccgccgccgccgctgcccccgccgccgccgccgccacccccACCGCCAG ATAAGGATGACATTCGGCTGCTGCCTTCAGCACTGGgtgtgaagaagagaaaaagaggaccCAAGAAGCAGAAGGAGAACAAGCCAGGAAAAGCCCGAAAACGCAAGAAGCTT GACAGCGAGGAGGAATTTGGCTCTGAGCGAGATGAGTACCGGGAGAAGTCAGAGAGTGGAGGCAGTGAATATGGAACTGGACCAGGTCGGAAACGGAGAcggaagcacagagaaaaaaaggagaagaagacgAAGCGGCGGAAaaaaggggagggagatggggggcaAAAG CAGGTGGAACAGAAGTCATCGGCAACTCTGCTTCTGACTTGGGGCCTGGAGGACGTGGAACATGTGTTCTCTGAGGAGGATTACCACACACTCACCAACTACAAAGCCTTTAGCCAGTTCATGAG GCCCCTGATTGCTAAGAAGAATCCTAAGATCCCAATGTCTAAGATGATGACCATCCTTGGGGCCAAGTGGAGAGAGTTCAGCGCCAACAACCCCTTCAAGGGGTCGGCAGCTGCTGtggcggcagcggcggcagcggcggccgCAGCTGTAGCTGAGCAGGTGTCAGCAGCTGTCTCATCGGCCACCCCCATAGCACCTTCCGGACCCCCTGCCCTTCCACCACCCCCTGCTGCTGATatccagcccccacccatccgaAGAGCCAAAACCAAAGAGGGCAAAG GTCCAGGCCACAAGAGGCGGAGTAAGAGCCCCCGAGTGCCTGATGGACGCAAGAAGCTTCGGGGAAAGAAGATGGCCCCACTCAAAATCAAACTAGGGCTGCTGGGCggcaagaggaagaagggaggctCG TATGTTTTCCAGAGTGACGAGGGCCCTGAACCAGAGGCTGAGGAGTCAGACCTGGACAGTGGCAGTGTCCACAGTGCCTCAGGCCGCCCTGATGGCCCTGTCCGCACCAAGAAACTGAAGAGAGGCCGgccaggaaggaagaagaagaagg TCCTGGGCTGTCCTGCAGTGGCCGGGGAGGAGGAGGTTGATGGCTACGAGACGGATCACCAGGATTACTGTGAGGTGTGCCAGCAGGGTGGGGAAATTATTCTGTGTGACACCTGCCCTCGTGCCTACCACCTCGTCTGCCTCGATCCTGAGCTTGACCGGGCTCCTGAGGGCAAATGGAGCTGCCCCCACTGT GAGAAGGAGGGGGTACAGTGGGAggccaaggaggaggaggaagactatgaagaggagggggaagaggagggggagaaggaggaagaggacgaCCACATGGAGTACTGCCGTGTGTGCAAGGATGGCGGGGAGCTCCTGTGCTGTGACGCCTGCATCTCCTCCTACCACATTCACTGCCTGAACCCCCCGCTGCCTGACATCCCCAACGGCGAGTGGCTGTGTCCCCGATGCACA TGTCCCGTGCTGAAAGGCCGTGTGCAGAAGATCCTACACTGGCGGTGGGGGGAGCCCCCTGTGGCAGTGCCGGCCCCCCAACAGGCAGACGGGAATCCAGATGCCCCGCCCGCGCGTCCTCTTCAAGGCAGATCGGAGAGAGAGTTCTTTGTCAAGTGGGTAGGACTGTCCTACTGGCACTGCTCCTGGGCCAAGGAGCTTCAG CTGGAAATTTTCCACTTGGTAATGTACCGAAACTATCAACGGAAGAATGACATGGACGAGCCCCCACCCCTCGACTACGGCTCTGGTGAGGATGATGGGAAGAGTGACAAACGCAAGGTGAAGGACCCGCACTATGCCGAGATGGAGGAGAAGTACTATCGTTTCGGCATCAAGCCAGAGTGGATGACCGTCCACCGGATCATCAACCACAG TGTGGATAAGAAGGGAAATTACCACTATCTAGTGAAATGGAGGGACTTGCCATATGACCAGTCCACGTGGGAGGAAGATGAAATGAACATCCCTGAATATGAAGACCATAAACAAAGCTACTGGAGACACCG AGAACTAATTATGGGGGAGGACCCCGCCCAGCCCCGCAagtataagaagaagaagaaggagctgCAGGGTGATGGGCCTCCCAGCTCTCCTACTAATGAT CCGACAGTGAAATACGAGACTCAGCCCCGGTTCATCACAGCCACTGGAGGCACGCTGCACATGTATCAGCTGGAGGGCTTGAACTGGCTGCGCTTCTCGTGGGCCCAGGGCACTGACACCATTCTGGCTGATGAGATGGGACTGGGCAAGACCATACAAACCATCGTCTTCCTCTACTCACTGTATAAGGAG GGCCACACAAAGGGTCCCTTCCTGGTGAGCGCCCCGCTCTCCACCATCATTAACTGGGAGCGGGAGTTCCAGATGTGGGCACCCAAGTTCTATGTGGTGACGTACACGGGTGACAAGGACAGCCGAGCCATCATTCGTGAGAATGAGTTTTCCTTTGAAGACAACGCCATCAAAGGTGGCAAGAAAGCTTTTAAGATGAAG AGGGAGGCGCAGGTGAAGTTCCATGTTCTCCTGACATCATATGAGCTGATCACCATTGATCAGGCAGCTCTTGGCTCCATCCGCTGGGCCTGTCTCGTGGTGGATGAGGCCCATCGGCTCAAGAACAACCAGTCCAAG tttttcagGGTCCTCAATGGCTACAAGATAGATCATAAGTTGCTGCTGACAGGGACTCCACTGCAGAATAACCTGGAGGAGCTCTTCCATCTGCTGAACTTCCTCACCCCAGAGAGGTTTAA CAatctggaaggcttcctggaggagtttGCCGACATATCCAAAGAAGACCAGATTAAGAAACTTCATGACTTGCTGGGGCCACATATGCTGAGGAGGCTCAAGGCTGATGTCTTTAAGAATATGCCGGCCAAGACAGAGCTCATCGTCCGCGTGGAGCTGAGCCCCATGCAGAA GAAATACTACAAGTATATCCTGACCCGAAATTTTGAGGCCTTGAACTCACGAGGAGGTGGGAACCAAGTGTCATTGCTTAACATCATGATGGATCTTAAGAAGTGCTGCAACCATCCGTATCTCTTTCCTGTGGCTGCTATG GAGTCCCCCAAACTTCCCAGTGGGGCATATGAGGGTGGGGCACTTATTAAGGCATCTGGGAAGCTCATGCTGTTGCAGAAGATGCTGCGGAAGCTGAAGGAGCAAGGACACAGAGTGCTCATCTTCTCGCAG ATGACCAAAATGTTAGACTTGCTAGAGGACTTCTTAGACTACGAAGGCTACAAGTATGAGCGCATTGACGGCGGCATCACTGGtgccctgaggcaggaggccATCGATCGCTTCAATG CTCCTGGGGCCCAACAATTCTGCTTCCTCCTGTCCACCCGGGCTGGAGGGCTGGGCATCAATCTGGCCACTGCCGACACTGTCATCATCTTTGATTCAGACTGGAACCCCCATAATGATATCCAG GCCTTCAGCCGTGCTCATCGGATCGGCCAGGCCAACAAAGTGATGATCTACCGGTTTGTGACTCGCGCATCAGTGGAAGAGCGAATCACACAGGTGGCCAAGAGAAAGATGATGCTGACGCATCTGGTGGTGCGGCCTGGGCTGGGCTCCAAGGCGGGCTCCATGTCCAAGCAGGAGCTGGATGACATCCTCAAATTTGGCACCGAGGAGCTATTTAAGGATGAAAATGAGG GGGAGAACAAGGAGGAGGACAGCAGTGTGATTCACTATGACAACGAGGCCATCGCTCGGCTCCTGGACCGGAACCAGGATGCAACTGAGGACACTGACGTGCAGAACATGAATGAGTATCTCAGCTCCTTCAAGGTGGCCCAGTACGTGGTGAGGGAAGAAGACAAG ATTGAGGAAATTGAACGCGAGATCATCAAGCAGGAGGAGAACGTGGATCCCGACTACTGGGAGAAGCTGCTGAGACACCACTACGAGCAGCAGCAGGAAGACCTGGCCCGCAACCTCGGCAAAGGCAAGAGGGTCCGCAAGCAGGTTAACTACAACGATGCTGCTCAGGAGGACCAAG ATAACCAGTCAGAGTACTCAGTGGGATcagaggaggaggatgaagacTTTGATGAGCGTCCTGAAG GGCGTCGACAGTCCAAGAGGCAGCTCCGGAACGAAAAGGATAAGCCACTGCCTCCACTGCTGGCTCGAGTTGGGGGCAACATTGAG GTGTTGGGATTCAACACCCGTCAGCGGAAGGCCTTCCTCAATGCTGTGATGCGCTGGGGCATGCCACCACAGGACGCCTTCACCACCCAGTGGCTGGTGCGGGACCTCAGGGGCAAGACTGAAAAAGAGTTCAA GGCCTATGTGTCTTTGTTCATGCGCCATCTCTGTGAGCCCGGGGCAGACGGCTCTGAAACCTTTGCTGACGGGGTCCCTCGGGAGGGACTGAGTCGCCAGCAAGTGTTGACCCGCATTGGAGTCATGTCTCTCGTCAAGAAGAAG GTTCAGGAGTTTGAGCACATCAATGGGCGCTGGTCTATGCCGGAGCTGATGCCCGACCCCAGTGCTGACTCCAAGCGTTCCTCCAGAGCCTCCTCTCCTACCAAAACGTCTCCCACCACTCCTGAGGCTTCTGCTGCAAACAGTCCCTGCACCTCAAAACCTG CTACTCCAGCTCCCAGTGAGAAAGGAGATGGCGTAAGGACACCTCTGGAGAAGGATGAAGCAGAAAACCAGGAGGAGAAGCCAGAGAAGAATAGCAAAATTGGGGAGAAGATGGAAACAGAG GCTGatacccccagcccagccccatcACTTGGGGAGCGGCTGGAGCCAAGGAAGATTCCTCTAGAGGATGAGGTGCCAGGGGTACCTGGAGAGATGGAGCCTGAACCTGGGTACCGTGGGGACAGAGAGAAGTCAG CCACGGAGTCGACGCCaggagagaggggggaggagaagccGATGGATGGACAGGAACACAGGGAGAGGCCGGAGGGGGAGACGGGGGATTTGGGCAAGAGAG AAGATGTAAAAGGGGACCGGGAGCTTCGACCTGGGCCTCCTCGAGACGAGCCGCGGTCCAACGGGCGACGtgaggagaaggcagagaagcCGCGGTTCATGTTCAATATTGCAGACGGTGGCTTCACAG AGCTCCACACGCTGTGGCAGAATGAGGAACGGGCAGCTGTTTCCTCGGGGAAACTCAATGAGATCTGGCACCGAAGACATGACTATTGGCTTCTGGCTGGGATTGTCCT CCATGGCTACGCACGGTGGCAGGACATCCAGAATGATGCTCAGTTTGCCATTATCAACGAGCCATTTAAAACTGAAGCCAATAAGGGGAACTTTCTGGAGATGAAAAATAAGTTCCTGGCGCGGAGATTCAAG CTCCTGGAGCAGGCGCTGGTGATTGAGGAGCAGCTGCGGCGGGCGGCCTACCTGAACCTATCACAGGAGCCGGCGCACCCCGCCATGGCCCTCCACGCCCGCTTCGCCGAGGCCGAGTGCCTGGCCGAGAGCCACCAGCACCTCTCCAAGGAGTCGTTGGCGGGGAACAAGCCGGCCAACGCCGTGCTGCACAAGGGTAAGGGCCGCGGCGGCCCCGCGCGGGGGAGGGCCCACAACGCTGC TTCTGAACCAGCTGGAGGAGTTGCTGAGCGACATGAAGGCGGACGTGACCCGCCTGCCAGCCACGCTGTCCCGAATACCCCCCATCGCAGCCCGCCTTCAGATGTCCGAGCGCAGCATCCTCAGCCGGCTGGCCAGCAAGGGCACGGAGCCTCACCCCACACCG GCCTTCCCCCCGGGTCCGTACGCTACACCTCCGGGGTACGGGGCGGCCTTCAGCGCCGCACCCGTAGGGGCCCTGGCCGCCGCAGGCGCCAATTACAGCCAGATGCCTGCAGGGTCCTTCATCACAG CCGCCACCAACGGCCCTCCAGTGCTggtgaagaaggagaaggaaatggTGGGGGCATTGGTGTCAGACGGGCTGGATCGGAAGGAGCCCCGAGCCGGGGAGGTGATCTGTATAGACGACTGACCGGATCCCAGGCCTGCCCTTCACCCAGGCCCCGTCCCCGAGGCCGACCCCCAGCTCAGGCTCTGGGGCCTGCTGCCAGTCCTCCGCCTTCCCCACCCCTTGGGCCCCCGCTGGGCTAG